One segment of Polypterus senegalus isolate Bchr_013 chromosome 8, ASM1683550v1, whole genome shotgun sequence DNA contains the following:
- the LOC120534056 gene encoding proline and serine-rich protein 2 isoform X1 translates to MSIVNRCTHSEDFFIQWHFRPASTKITLRNTYSLCKMPTKYADSGSSTMEIQMTPKHKMTFGINGNHEGPGGHTLPRSDAFDHDDDNSFQFLSHEEKECLMFFETTIDSFDHDDEAEIVQLSTISLDEVDTARLPHTQSIEEQEDIIDLVQKNQINLESKPFVSNSPTFPKDDTGSSWVEEINVKPPMTKTLSSSSCSPLPSPHPEEDDDVQKVQRQNSFSNFHPIGSVPTPVIVAQKIARTRSVNRELPSSSKFDERKRSLDNKFLFPSGKHSDNPDQKLLKLPGNINLNACPKKVIDTIARAAVNVPERRAQVLANLHDTLFAPLDADESLENILRRNISFKGSTPNLSRPEDCLIESEHISKVSSSQIDISTNENVTDAYPHRETEPKTTSGNRGLKSASFKPVGSSPENVNKRSFASRSFHERKVDTPSSEVRRSSSSRPSGFRPLGVTVQFSGRDSEESRKEALRKLGLVRSSS, encoded by the exons ATGTCGATCGTCAACAG ATGTACACACAGTGAAGATTTCTTCATTCAATGGCACTTTAGGCCAGCTTCAACAAAGATCACTTTAAGAAATACATACTCACTCTGTAAAATGCCAACAAAATACGCTGACTCCGGTTCATCAACAATGGAAATTCAAATGACGCCGAAACACAAAATGACTTTTGGAATTAATGGAAACCATGAAGGTCCAGGAGGTCATACGCTGCCAAGGAGTGACGCCTTT GATCATGATGATGACAACAGCTTTCAGTTTCTGTCGCATGAAGAAAAAGAATGTCTGATGTTTTTTGAGACCACCATCGATTCTTTTGATCATGATGATGAAGCTGAGATTGTCCAGCTATCTACTATCTCTCTTGATGAAGTTGATACTGCTAGACTTCCTCACACACAGAGTATTGAAGAGCAAGAAGACATCATAGACCTGGTACAAAAAAACCAAATCAATTTGGAAAGTAAACCTTTTGTAAGCAATTCTCCAACCTTTCCCAAAG ATGATACTGGCTCCAGCTGGGTAGAAGAGATCAACGTGAAACCACCTATGACAAAGACCTTGTCTTCCTCTTCTTGCTCCCCTCTTCCTTCTCCACATCCAGAAGAAGACGATGATGTCCAGAAGGTCCAGAGGCAGAATTCCTTTAGTAACTTCCATCCTATAGGTTCAGTGCCAACCCCTGTCATTGTGGCCCAGAAGATTGCCCGCACGAGGTCTGTCAATAGGGAGTTGCCTTCAAGCTCAAAGTTTGATGAAAGAAAGAGGAGTTTAGATAATAAGTTTCTCTTCCCTTCTGGGAAACATTCTGACAATCCTGATCAGAAATTGCTGAAGTTACCTGGCAACATTAATCTCAATGCATGTCCAAAAAAAGTCATTGACACAATAGCAAGAGCTGCGGTAAATGTGCCAGAACGTAGAGCCCAAGTACTTGCCAACCTTCATGATACATTGTTTGCTCCATTAGATGCGGATGAGAGTCTAGAGAATATTCTAAGAAGAAATATCTCCTTCAAAGGTTCAACTCCTAACTTAAGTAGGCCAGAGGATTGTCTCATAGAGTCTGAACATATATCCAAAGTTTCATCTTCTCAAATAGATATaagtacaaatgaaaatgtgACTGATGCATATCCACACAGAGAAACTGAACCCAAAACAACATCAGGTAATCGTGGGTTGAAATCGGCCTCGTTTAAGCCAGTTGGTAGCTCACCAGAAAATGTGAATAAACGTTCTTTTGCAAGCAGAAGTTTTCATGAAAGAAAAGTAGACACCCCATCATCAGAGGTAAGAAGATCATCTTCTTCTAGACCATCTGGTTTTCGTCCTTTGGGAGTTACAGTTCAGTTTTCTGGCCGAGACTCTGAAGAGTCCAGAAAAGAAGCTTTGAGGAAACTTGGACTTGTGAGGAGCTCTTCATGA
- the LOC120534056 gene encoding proline and serine-rich protein 2 isoform X2 — protein sequence MPTKYADSGSSTMEIQMTPKHKMTFGINGNHEGPGGHTLPRSDAFDHDDDNSFQFLSHEEKECLMFFETTIDSFDHDDEAEIVQLSTISLDEVDTARLPHTQSIEEQEDIIDLVQKNQINLESKPFVSNSPTFPKDDTGSSWVEEINVKPPMTKTLSSSSCSPLPSPHPEEDDDVQKVQRQNSFSNFHPIGSVPTPVIVAQKIARTRSVNRELPSSSKFDERKRSLDNKFLFPSGKHSDNPDQKLLKLPGNINLNACPKKVIDTIARAAVNVPERRAQVLANLHDTLFAPLDADESLENILRRNISFKGSTPNLSRPEDCLIESEHISKVSSSQIDISTNENVTDAYPHRETEPKTTSGNRGLKSASFKPVGSSPENVNKRSFASRSFHERKVDTPSSEVRRSSSSRPSGFRPLGVTVQFSGRDSEESRKEALRKLGLVRSSS from the exons ATGCCAACAAAATACGCTGACTCCGGTTCATCAACAATGGAAATTCAAATGACGCCGAAACACAAAATGACTTTTGGAATTAATGGAAACCATGAAGGTCCAGGAGGTCATACGCTGCCAAGGAGTGACGCCTTT GATCATGATGATGACAACAGCTTTCAGTTTCTGTCGCATGAAGAAAAAGAATGTCTGATGTTTTTTGAGACCACCATCGATTCTTTTGATCATGATGATGAAGCTGAGATTGTCCAGCTATCTACTATCTCTCTTGATGAAGTTGATACTGCTAGACTTCCTCACACACAGAGTATTGAAGAGCAAGAAGACATCATAGACCTGGTACAAAAAAACCAAATCAATTTGGAAAGTAAACCTTTTGTAAGCAATTCTCCAACCTTTCCCAAAG ATGATACTGGCTCCAGCTGGGTAGAAGAGATCAACGTGAAACCACCTATGACAAAGACCTTGTCTTCCTCTTCTTGCTCCCCTCTTCCTTCTCCACATCCAGAAGAAGACGATGATGTCCAGAAGGTCCAGAGGCAGAATTCCTTTAGTAACTTCCATCCTATAGGTTCAGTGCCAACCCCTGTCATTGTGGCCCAGAAGATTGCCCGCACGAGGTCTGTCAATAGGGAGTTGCCTTCAAGCTCAAAGTTTGATGAAAGAAAGAGGAGTTTAGATAATAAGTTTCTCTTCCCTTCTGGGAAACATTCTGACAATCCTGATCAGAAATTGCTGAAGTTACCTGGCAACATTAATCTCAATGCATGTCCAAAAAAAGTCATTGACACAATAGCAAGAGCTGCGGTAAATGTGCCAGAACGTAGAGCCCAAGTACTTGCCAACCTTCATGATACATTGTTTGCTCCATTAGATGCGGATGAGAGTCTAGAGAATATTCTAAGAAGAAATATCTCCTTCAAAGGTTCAACTCCTAACTTAAGTAGGCCAGAGGATTGTCTCATAGAGTCTGAACATATATCCAAAGTTTCATCTTCTCAAATAGATATaagtacaaatgaaaatgtgACTGATGCATATCCACACAGAGAAACTGAACCCAAAACAACATCAGGTAATCGTGGGTTGAAATCGGCCTCGTTTAAGCCAGTTGGTAGCTCACCAGAAAATGTGAATAAACGTTCTTTTGCAAGCAGAAGTTTTCATGAAAGAAAAGTAGACACCCCATCATCAGAGGTAAGAAGATCATCTTCTTCTAGACCATCTGGTTTTCGTCCTTTGGGAGTTACAGTTCAGTTTTCTGGCCGAGACTCTGAAGAGTCCAGAAAAGAAGCTTTGAGGAAACTTGGACTTGTGAGGAGCTCTTCATGA